The genomic window TCTAATGCCTGTTGCCGCTTCCTATCGTACAGAAATTTTCTATCATGACTTTCTCCATCAATTTCAATTACCAGTTTCAGTTTGCTGCAATAAAAATCAACGATATAATTTCCGACAGGCTTTTGTCTCGTAAACTGGTAACCTTTCATCTTTCTGCTTTTTAAATGTGCCCAGAGAAGAACTTCTGATAAAACACCTTGCTTTCTTAGTTTTCGTGATAGAGCTTTTAATTTCGGGTTATATGTAATTTTCATTACAACCCCCTTTATCCCCCTTTGTTAAGGGGGAATTAGTGAGGTATTCTTTCCAAAAAAAATTACTCTGATTTATTTTGTGGCGTTTGCCGGAAAACTATTGAAGCAATATACTTATGGTTGCTTCGGATTGTCATACCAAGTTGCATTAAAAAAGATCGCAAGGCAGCAAGGAGGTTTTCCACAGGCTGTATACGTAATGCGCTGAGGACAGAACCGACGAAGCCAACAAAGCTAGAATTTGAATGCGATTTGTATGAACTTGATTTTATTTCTTGTATGCCATGATAAATTTCCAAGAACAAGAGTATTGTGAGCTCTTAGAATGCTTTAAGTCAAAATGTCTTCCTCCTGTCTTCAGGAAATATAAAAACATATTATTGCAAAAAATCTGTCAATAGATTATATAATTTCAAATTAATTTAGACGATTGATGCTTATTAGCGAGAATTAAAATAATTTTCTGGATATCATGACATTTGTAAAGTTATCCAGAACTGCTCAATAACTTGGAAGGCAAACAGCTTGGTACTATAAAAATGTCAGAAATAAACATTGTTAACTTAATTGATAATAGGATCAAGCAAGAGCTTTCAGAGTTTGAGGTTAAGAAAAACAATGAGATAAAAAATACTTCATGAAGATATATATAGAAAAGGGCAAAAGAATGGAACCCCATGTATTATGAGGATACAAAGGTTCTGCAACCAGGAAATCGAAGATGCTGTCATGA from Pseudomonadota bacterium includes these protein-coding regions:
- a CDS encoding endonuclease domain-containing protein translates to MKITYNPKLKALSRKLRKQGVLSEVLLWAHLKSRKMKGYQFTRQKPVGNYIVDFYCSKLKLVIEIDGESHDRKFLYDRKRQQALESEDLTVLRFNDNDVKKDIESVLMAIEGWIKRSVEKEQPPGPLY